The Mercurialis annua linkage group LG8, ddMerAnnu1.2, whole genome shotgun sequence genome window below encodes:
- the LOC126661216 gene encoding uncharacterized protein LOC126661216, whose protein sequence is MATTSNSKVKLKLLIDKKNQKVLFAEANKDFVDFLFSLMSFPLGNVIRLLTKNNMVGCLGNLYESIETLSDTYLQPTQNKDSILKPKVPFPATQAPLLLPNSEFSSQKVYYCPRGCAWRVAFDQDVACPGCQSKMSSIAAVVATNHAKQVASNGDGTGFVKDVVTYMVMDNLEVKPMSTISGITLINTFSIRDLSCLEEKMVDIGVDEGLKLLQVALQAKNVLTSVFLKA, encoded by the exons ATGGCGACAACTTCAAATTCGAAAGTGAAACTGAAACTTctgattgacaaaaaaaatcagaaagtTCTTTTTGCAGAGGCAAACAAGGATTTCGTAGATTTCCTATTTAGCCTCATGTCTTTTCCACTAGGAAACGTCATTAGGCTGCTTACAAAAAATAACATGGTGGGCTGTTTAGGCAACCTTTATGagagcattgaaaccctaagtGACACTTACCTTCAACCAACGCAAAACAAGGACTCCATTTTGAAGCCAAAAGTTCCATTTCCAGCCACTCAAGCGCCACTTTTGTTGCCAAACTCTGAATTTTCCAGTCAAAAGGTGTACTATTGTCCTAGAGGTTGCGCTTGGCGAGTGGCTTTTGACCAAGATGTGGCTTGCCCCGGTTGCCAGAGCAAAATGTCTAGTATAGCAGCGGTTGTTGCTACTAATCATGCAAAGCAAGTGGCCAGCAACGGAGATGGTACTGGATTTGTGAAAGATGTGGTTACTTACATGGTGATGGATAATCTTGAGGTGAAGCCGATGTCTACCATATCTGGTATTACTTTGATCAACACCTTCAGTATCCGGGATTTAAGTTGTCTCGAAGAGAAAATGGTTGATATCGGAGTAGATGAg GGTTTGAAGCTTCTTCAGGTGGCATTGCAGGCCAAGAATGTGCTGACAAGTGTTTTCCTCAAGGCATga